A window from Deltaproteobacteria bacterium encodes these proteins:
- the phoU gene encoding phosphate signaling complex protein PhoU, with amino-acid sequence MEKRHTSVQYESELQEVRTSLIYMGALAEKAIEKSVNSLLQRDSALARKVVAEDDQIDRLDMDIEDKCIRLLALRQPAARDLRFITTAIKINGHLERIGDMAVNIAKKVIILNAEPQLKPYIDLPRMAEITRGMIKESIDALVNEDVTLANKVRSDDERVDNLTEQIFRELLTFMIEDGHTIHRAIIIMQISKSLERISDHAKGIADMVVYMVTGKSVRHEEPVEGGAESS; translated from the coding sequence ATAGAAAAACGGCATACCAGTGTCCAGTACGAGAGCGAGCTCCAGGAGGTGAGAACCAGCTTGATCTATATGGGGGCTCTCGCGGAAAAGGCCATTGAAAAAAGCGTCAATTCCCTCCTGCAGCGGGACTCGGCCCTTGCCCGCAAGGTGGTGGCCGAAGACGATCAGATAGATCGTCTCGATATGGATATCGAGGATAAGTGTATCCGCCTGCTGGCTTTGAGACAACCCGCCGCACGGGACTTGCGGTTTATTACCACGGCCATCAAGATCAACGGCCACCTGGAGAGGATCGGCGACATGGCGGTAAATATTGCCAAAAAAGTGATCATTTTGAATGCCGAGCCGCAGTTGAAACCTTACATAGATCTGCCCCGCATGGCGGAGATCACGCGGGGCATGATCAAAGAGAGTATTGACGCCTTAGTCAACGAAGATGTTACCCTGGCCAACAAGGTCAGAAGTGACGACGAGCGGGTAGATAATCTGACCGAACAGATATTCCGGGAGCTCCTGACCTTCATGATAGAAGACGGGCACACCATCCATCGTGCTATTATTATTATGCAAATCTCCAAAAGTCTGGAACGGATTTCTGATCATGCCAAGGGCATTGCGGATATGGTGGTATATATGGTAACGGGCAAAAGCGTCCGGCATGAAGAACCGGTGGAAGGCGGAGCGGAATCAAGCTGA
- the pstB gene encoding phosphate ABC transporter ATP-binding protein PstB, whose protein sequence is MVTTKDNKIIEVRNLNFFYGSFQALTDITMDFEKNRVTALIGPSGCGKSTLLRLFNRMNDLIDGTRVEGEIIFEGQNIYAPEVDPVEIRQRIGMVFQKPNPFPKTIYNNITFGPRLTGLSDSNGLDALVEQSLRQAVLWDEVKDILHKPAMTLSGGQQQRLCIARAIAMKPDVLLMDEPTSALDPIATARIEELIEELKEKYTIIIVTHNMQQAARISDKTGFFYIGKLIEYSSTEKLFTAPDVKQTEEYITGRFG, encoded by the coding sequence TTGGTAACTACGAAAGACAACAAAATAATTGAAGTTCGCAATCTGAATTTTTTCTATGGCAGCTTTCAGGCCCTGACGGACATCACGATGGATTTTGAGAAGAACCGCGTTACCGCGCTCATCGGGCCATCTGGCTGCGGCAAATCCACCCTGCTGCGTCTCTTCAATCGCATGAACGATTTGATTGACGGCACCCGCGTGGAAGGCGAGATCATCTTCGAAGGTCAAAATATCTACGCCCCCGAGGTTGATCCCGTCGAAATCCGCCAACGGATCGGCATGGTATTTCAGAAACCCAACCCCTTTCCCAAGACGATCTATAACAACATTACCTTTGGGCCCCGGCTCACAGGGCTGAGCGACAGTAATGGTCTCGATGCCTTGGTTGAACAGAGCCTGCGGCAGGCGGTTCTCTGGGATGAGGTAAAGGATATCCTCCATAAACCGGCCATGACCCTGTCGGGCGGGCAGCAGCAACGTCTTTGCATTGCCCGGGCCATCGCCATGAAGCCCGATGTGCTCCTGATGGATGAGCCCACCTCGGCCCTCGATCCCATCGCGACGGCCAGGATTGAAGAGTTGATTGAAGAATTAAAGGAAAAATATACGATCATCATCGTCACCCATAACATGCAGCAGGCGGCGCGTATTTCCGATAAAACGGGATTCTTTTATATCGGAAAACTGATAGAATACAGTTCAACGGAAAAACTTTTCACGGCCCCCGATGTGAAGCAGACGGAAGAATACATCACGGGCCGGTTTGGTTGA
- the pstA gene encoding phosphate ABC transporter permease PstA: MMADQTATLGRSSLKWRYLKQKMFFVVLRLTALVIVCALGGILLDIFLKGISVISWDFITKPPTDAMTKGGIMPAIIGTLYLVIGAVAVGLPLGVASATYLSEYARQGKLVRSIRIGINCLAGVPSVVFGLFGLGFFVVFLKFGSSILAGSLTLGFLILPTIIGASEEALKAVPQTFREASLALGVSKWKTIYKIVLPSALPGILTGSILGIGRAAGETAPIMFTAAAFFTTKLPHSIFDEVMALPYHIYVLATAGTNIEETMPIQFGTVLVLIALVLGVDLIAIVIRSTIRRKKRW; encoded by the coding sequence ATGATGGCGGATCAAACAGCTACTCTGGGCAGATCATCACTTAAGTGGCGATATCTTAAACAGAAGATGTTTTTTGTCGTCCTGCGTCTCACCGCCTTGGTCATAGTATGTGCGCTGGGAGGCATCCTGCTGGATATCTTCCTGAAGGGCATCTCCGTAATCAGTTGGGACTTCATTACCAAACCGCCGACGGATGCCATGACCAAGGGGGGCATTATGCCCGCCATTATCGGCACCCTGTATCTCGTTATTGGCGCAGTAGCGGTCGGTTTGCCGCTGGGCGTCGCTTCGGCCACCTATCTTTCCGAATACGCCCGCCAGGGTAAATTGGTAAGAAGCATCAGAATTGGCATTAATTGCCTCGCCGGGGTTCCCTCGGTCGTCTTCGGTCTCTTCGGTTTGGGTTTCTTCGTCGTTTTCCTGAAATTCGGTTCTTCCATCCTCGCGGGATCTCTGACCCTGGGTTTTTTGATTTTACCGACGATTATCGGCGCCTCCGAAGAGGCCTTGAAAGCGGTGCCGCAAACCTTCCGGGAGGCCTCCCTGGCCCTCGGTGTCTCCAAATGGAAGACTATCTACAAGATTGTTTTACCCTCTGCCCTGCCGGGCATTCTAACGGGCTCGATCCTCGGGATTGGCAGAGCAGCGGGGGAAACGGCCCCCATCATGTTTACGGCGGCGGCATTCTTTACCACCAAACTGCCCCACTCGATATTTGACGAAGTCATGGCGCTACCCTACCATATCTATGTTTTGGCGACGGCGGGCACCAATATCGAGGAGACCATGCCTATTCAGTTCGGGACCGTCCTCGTGCTCATTGCCCTTGTCCTCGGCGTTGATCTGATCGCCATTGTCATCAGGAGCACCATAAGGAGAAAGAAACGTTGGTAA
- the pstC gene encoding phosphate ABC transporter permease subunit PstC, with protein MKRSQKENIIRKIFFAFSLTSIVILGLIVFSLFQEGLPIFKKVSVAGFLFGMEWYPTYNPPSFGIFPLIVGSFLVTCVATIIAVPLGVLAAVYIAEVAHPALKEVFKSLIELLAGLPSVVLGFFGMVIVAPWIQDTFDLPTGLNIVNASLLLALMAIPTIASISEDALYSVPREYKEASYALGATRLETITQVTMPAALSGISTAVILGMARVMGETMVVLMVAGGSAALPRNIFDSVRPLPASIAAEMGEAPFGGDHYHALFATGIVLFLLTFLFSLISDYISNKYKEVGSGTL; from the coding sequence ATGAAACGGTCGCAAAAAGAAAATATCATCCGGAAAATATTTTTCGCCTTTTCCCTGACTTCCATTGTCATCCTGGGGCTGATTGTTTTTTCCCTGTTTCAGGAAGGCTTGCCGATCTTTAAAAAGGTATCGGTGGCCGGCTTTCTCTTCGGCATGGAATGGTATCCCACCTACAACCCGCCCTCTTTCGGCATCTTCCCGCTGATCGTCGGTTCATTCTTGGTAACTTGTGTGGCAACGATAATTGCCGTACCCTTGGGGGTGCTTGCCGCCGTTTACATTGCCGAGGTTGCTCACCCGGCCCTGAAAGAGGTCTTCAAATCCCTCATTGAACTTCTGGCCGGTCTGCCTTCCGTCGTGCTCGGTTTTTTCGGCATGGTCATTGTCGCACCCTGGATTCAGGATACCTTCGACCTGCCGACGGGATTGAACATCGTCAATGCTTCCCTGCTCCTGGCTTTGATGGCCATTCCCACCATCGCCAGCATCTCTGAAGATGCCCTGTATTCCGTGCCGCGCGAGTATAAAGAGGCTTCCTACGCGCTCGGTGCAACAAGGCTCGAAACCATTACCCAGGTAACTATGCCGGCTGCCTTATCTGGTATTTCTACGGCCGTCATTCTCGGCATGGCGCGGGTAATGGGGGAAACAATGGTGGTGCTCATGGTTGCCGGCGGCTCAGCGGCGCTGCCGCGCAACATTTTTGATTCCGTACGGCCTCTCCCGGCGAGCATTGCCGCTGAAATGGGCGAAGCGCCCTTTGGCGGCGACCACTACCACGCCCTGTTTGCCACGGGCATCGTGCTTTTTCTCCTGACGTTTCTCTTCAGCCTCATTTCCGATTATATATCTAACAAGTACAAGGAAGTAGGATCGGGAACCTTATGA